A single window of Pseudomonas lijiangensis DNA harbors:
- a CDS encoding dipeptide ABC transporter ATP-binding protein, with translation MTDTPQLIDLQNLSVTYRFNGQLTQAVRNVSFQVARGETVAIVGESGSGKSTIANSILGLLPDNATITSGELRVDGNDLSHASEREKRRVRGSIIGLVPQDPMVSLNPTLRIGQQIAEALIQAHGRRYPAIDADVVELLEQVGLDKPVLRARQYPHELSGGMRQRVLIAIALAGNPRLIIADEPTSALDVTVQRKILDHLQRLVGERGISLLIITHDLGVAADRADRVLVMKSGELVEQGPPRQILVNPEHSYTRALIAAAPAFGQRKSPAAPRSASPDTKPLLTLSNIGKTYRLPYVKGEDADFQALQDVNCKVYPGQTLAIVGESGSGKSTALRIALGLEKPTHGRVLFEDRDVTDLGWNEFRPLRRRIQLVQQNPFGALDPRFTLFESIVEPLVSFGLLKGRALEQAARQLIERVHLPTAYLDRLPRELSGGQRQRVAIARALALQPDLLLLDEPVSALDVSVQAQILDLLVELQSELGIAYVLVSHDLAVVASVAHQVLVLKHGKTVEQGPASDVFERPEAAYTQELIAAIPGRSLELQAAIQD, from the coding sequence ATGACCGACACGCCACAACTGATCGACCTCCAGAACCTCAGTGTGACCTATCGCTTCAACGGGCAGCTCACTCAGGCCGTGCGCAACGTCTCCTTTCAAGTAGCCCGAGGCGAAACCGTGGCGATTGTCGGCGAGTCCGGCTCGGGCAAGTCCACCATCGCCAACTCGATCCTCGGCCTGTTGCCGGATAACGCGACCATCACCAGCGGTGAGCTTCGGGTCGACGGCAACGACCTGAGCCACGCGTCTGAACGGGAGAAGCGCAGGGTTCGCGGCAGCATCATCGGTCTGGTGCCACAGGACCCGATGGTCAGCCTCAACCCGACCTTGCGTATTGGCCAGCAGATTGCCGAAGCGTTGATCCAGGCTCACGGCCGCCGCTACCCGGCCATCGACGCCGATGTGGTTGAGTTGCTGGAACAGGTCGGCCTCGACAAGCCGGTGCTGCGCGCCCGGCAATACCCTCACGAGCTGTCCGGCGGCATGCGCCAGCGGGTGCTGATCGCCATCGCGCTGGCAGGCAATCCCCGCCTGATCATCGCCGACGAGCCCACCAGCGCTCTGGACGTCACGGTGCAACGCAAGATACTCGACCACCTGCAACGTCTGGTGGGCGAGCGAGGCATTTCCCTGTTGATCATCACCCACGACCTTGGCGTGGCAGCGGACCGCGCAGACCGGGTGCTGGTGATGAAAAGCGGTGAACTGGTGGAGCAAGGTCCGCCACGGCAGATCCTTGTAAACCCCGAACACAGCTATACACGCGCATTGATTGCCGCCGCGCCGGCTTTCGGCCAGAGAAAAAGCCCGGCAGCACCCCGCTCTGCTTCGCCAGACACTAAGCCGTTGCTGACCCTGAGCAATATCGGCAAGACCTATCGCCTGCCTTACGTGAAAGGCGAAGACGCCGACTTCCAGGCCTTGCAGGACGTCAATTGCAAGGTTTATCCGGGACAGACGCTGGCCATAGTCGGCGAATCCGGCTCCGGCAAAAGCACGGCGCTACGTATCGCACTGGGCCTGGAAAAGCCGACTCACGGGCGAGTCCTGTTCGAGGACCGCGACGTCACGGACCTCGGCTGGAACGAGTTCAGGCCCTTGCGGCGGCGCATCCAGCTGGTTCAACAGAATCCGTTCGGTGCTCTCGACCCGCGCTTCACCCTGTTTGAAAGCATCGTTGAACCGCTGGTTTCCTTTGGCCTGCTCAAGGGCCGTGCGCTGGAACAGGCGGCACGCCAGTTGATCGAGCGGGTTCATTTGCCGACGGCGTATCTGGACCGACTGCCCAGAGAGCTGTCAGGCGGACAGCGGCAGCGTGTTGCGATTGCCAGAGCACTGGCTCTGCAACCGGACCTGCTGTTGCTCGATGAACCGGTCTCGGCACTGGATGTTTCTGTGCAGGCGCAGATCCTCGACCTGCTCGTCGAACTGCAAAGTGAACTGGGCATCGCTTACGTGCTGGTATCCCATGACCTTGCGGTTGTCGCCAGCGTCGCGCATCAGGTGCTGGTGCTCAAACACGGCAAGACCGTCGAGCAAGGTCCGGCCAGCGATGTTTTCGAACGACCCGAGGCGGCTTACACCCAGGAGCTTATTGCCGCGATACCGGGTCGAAGCCTGGAGTTGCAGGCTGCGATACAGGATTAA
- a CDS encoding glycoside hydrolase family protein: MLVLSASAWAATTKSAKRGIAYDIAYPADLSALAPGISWWYNWSPKPHDRLASYDYASMYGVDFIPMVWNANVDDGQLKLYLLAHPAIRYLLVINEPNLLDQANMTPEAAARFWPRLEQIAAQTGVKLVGPAMNWGTMSGYGDPVVWLDAFYAAYRAQNQNREPQIDYLAFHWYDYGLSGMLDRLSRFGKPFWVTEFANWHSVPDGVQIDSLEKQKQQMTEMVAICESRADVFRYAWFTGRMNDDPHFSSLLSNEGTLTELGRHYLSLPFAE; encoded by the coding sequence ATGCTGGTATTGAGCGCATCTGCCTGGGCTGCCACAACAAAAAGTGCAAAGCGCGGGATCGCCTATGACATTGCGTATCCAGCAGACTTGAGTGCTTTGGCTCCCGGAATCAGCTGGTGGTACAACTGGAGCCCCAAGCCTCACGACCGGCTGGCGTCTTATGACTATGCATCGATGTACGGGGTGGACTTCATCCCCATGGTCTGGAATGCGAATGTCGATGACGGCCAGTTGAAGCTTTACCTGCTCGCACATCCCGCTATTCGCTATCTGTTGGTCATCAATGAGCCGAATCTTCTGGATCAGGCGAACATGACTCCCGAAGCGGCAGCCCGGTTCTGGCCAAGGCTGGAGCAGATAGCCGCCCAGACCGGCGTCAAGCTGGTCGGTCCCGCCATGAACTGGGGAACCATGAGCGGTTATGGGGACCCGGTCGTATGGCTGGATGCGTTCTATGCGGCCTACCGAGCGCAGAATCAGAACAGGGAGCCGCAAATCGACTACCTGGCCTTTCACTGGTACGACTATGGCCTGTCAGGAATGCTCGACAGGCTGTCCAGATTTGGAAAGCCGTTCTGGGTAACCGAATTCGCCAACTGGCATTCCGTGCCGGATGGTGTCCAGATCGACTCACTCGAAAAGCAGAAGCAGCAGATGACCGAAATGGTTGCCATCTGCGAGAGCCGGGCTGATGTATTCCGTTATGCATGGTTCACCGGGCGAATGAACGATGACCCGCATTTTTCAAGCCTGCTGAGTAACGAGGGAACGCTGACGGAGCTGGGCCGACATTACCTTTCACTACCATTTGCAGAGTAA